A segment of the Triticum urartu cultivar G1812 chromosome 1, Tu2.1, whole genome shotgun sequence genome:
GTTTCCTTGTCAGCAAAAGTAACATGCGCAGTCCTGGAAACACCAAAGTGGATTATAACTTTTCTTTCAGAATTAAACAATATAAGGAGAGCTCGGGTAAACAGAGTCACAGCATGAAAATATATACCCTTCAGGGTGGCATTGCATAAAATGCATCGACATTGCTTTGTTCCTTGCCATGAAATGCACCTAAAACAATCATCCAGACGAAGACATGAATGAAAGGACAAAAAATACAGTGACGCCAGGAGAGAAGGAAAATAATTGGATAGTCCCTCTTTACACACATTTGTCAGGATATCAGTGCTAGAGTCAGCCTTGTCCATTGTGCTAGCAAGTGAACCTAAAGGAAGACAAAACTTGGTAAGATTTTAACTGTATCAGTGATTGATATATAAAGGATATTAGAAGTACAAAGATTGAGCTTGTAAACCAAAATATGAATTTAGCGAACAGATGATAAAAGATCCCCATGTCAAAATAAACAAATAAGTGAAAAGTATATATCACCCCCATGAACCGTGATACTCAATTTATTTAGCCCCGTAAGTATAAAACAAGTATCCTGCCCCACTGGTAAACATATAAACCAAGCGATGTAGAGTTGACCAAACACTATTGATAACTACCTTAGTATTAACATTGACGCAAAACTGACTCCTGAAAAGTAAGCATCTGCCAATGCTCTTAAAAAGCACTAGGTGCTAGGCGAGTGGCAAGTGAGCAGCAGAGCATCATCATAATAACACACATCAATAAGCTTTAAGACATGCTGACGTAGCACAGCTTTGTGCATCTCAAATGCTGTTTTCAGAGAAACAAGTGCCGAGAAAATCACTTTTGTATATCTTCAAAAGATGATAAAACATTTGCAACGCTATCAAATGCATCAGAGTCCACACAGGAGAAATTAAATACAGTTCTACATAACTTCAACTTCTTAGAGAACATAGTTTTGGATTAACAATTTATATATGGTCAGTTTCTAGAAAAAGACTGCCATAAATTTTTGATGTCATGGCAGATCAATTGTCGGCAGCATTGACGTCAAACAGTGCCATGCTATCAAATGCACCATGAGGTTGTGATAAATCGAGGTAGAAATATTCTTGAGCCAGTTCCCATAAGGCCACCAGTATTTATTTCAGACAGGTTCCAAGTGAAAACCGTCTGAAACAAGCCCTAGCACTAATGGTCAGAAACAGAGGGGAATTAGCCCGAAACGGACCAGTTTCATATAACAGTGGAGAGTATTCCAATATAAAAAAGGAACTGAGATTTGACATGATACGGGACAATTCAGTAGGAGAGTATTCCTGGTAAATTAACCAAGTGATGTCTAAACTTCCTAATGGGATGAAGTTAAATTAAAAATCATATATGTCATTTTCTTTACGATGTCATCTCAAACCTTTGGTAAAGTCATAGAGGTTTTTGTATTTTGGATGTCATAGAGGTTCAAAATTAAATGACAAGAGTGTCATCACATCACAAATACAGCTGAGCAAATTTCTCAAGGAATAGCGCACCTATGCACCATTATGTAACACTTCGCTAATAACCCGCCCTCCGCTGCAAACTTGTAAGGCACGCAAAGAAGCTGTTTTGAGAAATACGAGAATAACAAACCACCAGGCTCTCTCATTGTTTGCAACTACAGAACTGCCGACTTATTCATCAAGATTGAAGGTCTAGTTTCAGAAAAGATTAAGGTTGACTGCAGTACAGAGAGCCAACTTTCCACCCCTGTAACTATGTACAAATAGGATTTAAGGATAGCTATTTAATGGACACATAACATATGCTTCTCTTAGCTGATATCATTGAACTGAGTAAAGCACAACGGACTTCCTGTATATTTCAACTACGTAGCTATTGCTGCACAGGAAGATCGAGACCATACAAAACCATCAACATAGTAATCACCTTTTCATTAAAGGTGGCAACCGAAATAGATTTTAAGAGTTACATGCATATCACTAAAACACAGTAATGTCATGTCACACAAACAGGTAGACCAATTTAATCAATAAAGCCAAGGTCTACCCTATGTTTCTTGAAAAGAAATTTGTTCCTGGTAAGGTAGGGAAGATGCAACAAGACAAGAACCATAGACAAACCCGACGTTTCACCAAATAATTACCTTGTGTACTCGAGTCAACACAGTGTCTTTGTTCATGCTCAGCAACCATTAACTTGGCCTTCTTATTGCGAGCATCCATTCTGTCAGTCTCTCTAGAGATGCCACGTCTTTTCATGATTTCGGGCACTTTGCCATTATCAGTTCCGAAGGCCACAGGCCACCTGCTTCTGGGCTCACCATAACAGAGCTCATCTGTGTTGGGAGTAATAGATTAATATCAAACAGTTAATTGTGCTTTTGTGTTCTGAGCTTTTGGCTATCCAGAGAACCCAAAAGGTATGATTAGTGGGACCATTTATTGCAAGTAAATCCGTTCAAATAGGTGGTACAAGTACTTTTGAGATTTCAGTATAGAAATTGCAGAATCAGGCAAGCTGCAGGAATATGACATGCTGTCCCTGACTCAATGCCATAACATTATGGGGGTATGCTACCATTCACATCTATCAGGCATGCATGCAACCAGGGTTGAAATGACATAGCAAATGATTTTATCATCGTTTCTTATTTGGATCATCATGCAACTTGAAAATGCAACAAGCCAAATAAGAAAGCCTTACAAGTTACAATTGGTTCTCTTTTTTGGAAGTTACATCAACCTTGAATTAGAAGCAGGTAAAAAAAAATGGTTAAAAAAGCATAGCATGCGATAAAAATATTCAGAAGACAAATATTAACACACATGTAACATGTAGAAACAACCCACTACTCTGCACCATGTAATCTAAAATACATGAAGGCATGGAACGTAAGACTTGCTTCTTTTATAGGGTATGATATAAAGTAGTTTAAAGTAGCTACAACATAAAAAATATTCTGAGAAGAATACACTGTCGGAGTATTGAGCTGAGATGCTGGTACAATTGCATAAGAGAAGTGCTTGCCTTCGGTCCTTGAAGCTACACCAGATTTCCTCATGGAGAAACCACTGCCACCTATTGGGCTCTCATCTTTCTGTTCTAACTTAAAATCATTAAGTTAGCTACCTCAGTCTCACAATATACAAACGGAGGTGAAATTAAGATTAAAAGCATAGTACAGTGAATATTGACCTTCTGATGCAACTCCTCCCAATACCACAGGTCAGCGGTCGACCTTTCTGGACAAAAGATAAAGGTTGAAGCGGTGTGTTGCTGGGCCGCATTTTCTCCTTTAGCTAATTCAAGCCTCTCAAGACCATGATGCTCCTGTGGCATTACGGTCTTTCGATTAACCTGATCAACATGAGTCTGATCCAGCATTCAAATTACACTAGGCTAAAACTGTTGTTTTTGACTGTCTTTTATAGGGTATGATATAAAGTAGTTTAAAGTATTTGGTTGCTAATGTAAGTTTAGTTTAGACAGCATAATTAACATATGTCGTATGTTGACTAATGAATGTAAGAGAAAATAGAGTGAGGTGCTTACATTAGGAGCATTCCCAGGTCGGATTCCAGCAACCAGAAGATTTTTCTTGACATTCAGGTTCAGACTCTCACTAGATAACCCGCGTTGTACACCGGAAGTATCAGATAGTGCTACAGAATTTTTGCTGAGGTAACCCCAGAGCCGGCTTAGCCATATTAAGACCATCATGAGCTCAGGCCTTTCTGGAAAGGATCTCTTCTCCTGCAGATAAGAAATATTAGGTGAATAAGCAAAACACATCAACTTCTAAAGGTAAAGTTACCTGTTTGAAACATATCAACTATGTTATATGTTA
Coding sequences within it:
- the LOC125539808 gene encoding uncharacterized protein LOC125539808: MKRRGISRETDRMDARNKKAKLMVAEHEQRHCVDSSTQGSLASTMDKADSSTDILTNVHFMARNKAMSMHFMQCHPEGTAHVTFADKETIEGATSLPGTPFSSRFFTAMQPTQKGESPLPASCLCN